In a genomic window of Occallatibacter riparius:
- a CDS encoding 4Fe-4S binding protein, whose product MATSTHPPIASRLAPTPRSLGRSLLLTAPILLWSLLMLLRPGTGTNRAYFIAASITALFMTALFFAMMRTRTTYRWRRAFFVALGVLFPVEFIHNLIVVRGSMGIPMEEMIAGRTPFCFMPIPTMILPAALTRSVPFPGSLAAGGGASGAGIAVMVGLWLAFAIVLGKAWCSYACFFGGIEEGVAAIPAKPRIRHIDKRWRFVPWAVLLTIVLLSLAFFEPAYCVWFCPFKAVTEYIAARNLLGLIQNIIFILLFAGLVIVLPWLTKKRTQCAFWCPFGAFQSLFNKISFFTVKIDRTRCRPCLLCKNACPNLSITDEAIDRGEALMSCMKCGACVDACPRHAVSFHIKGTGSDANPERARLMFLYSAWALATMFGGTIIAAGLYTILHLVLRG is encoded by the coding sequence ATGGCAACTAGCACGCACCCACCCATCGCCTCCCGCCTCGCGCCCACCCCCCGAAGCCTCGGCCGCTCCCTGCTGCTCACTGCGCCGATCCTTCTCTGGTCGCTGCTGATGCTCCTTCGTCCCGGCACAGGAACCAACCGCGCCTATTTCATCGCCGCCTCCATCACAGCGCTCTTCATGACCGCGCTCTTCTTCGCGATGATGCGCACCCGCACCACCTACCGCTGGCGTCGCGCTTTCTTCGTCGCTCTCGGGGTGCTCTTCCCGGTCGAATTCATCCATAACCTCATCGTGGTGCGCGGCTCCATGGGGATCCCGATGGAAGAGATGATCGCCGGCCGTACTCCGTTCTGCTTCATGCCCATCCCCACCATGATTCTTCCCGCGGCGCTCACGCGATCCGTTCCGTTCCCGGGCTCGCTTGCCGCCGGCGGAGGCGCATCCGGCGCAGGCATCGCCGTAATGGTCGGGCTGTGGCTGGCTTTCGCCATCGTGCTCGGCAAAGCCTGGTGCAGCTATGCCTGCTTCTTCGGCGGAATTGAAGAGGGAGTCGCGGCCATCCCCGCCAAACCCCGCATCCGCCACATCGACAAGCGCTGGCGCTTCGTTCCCTGGGCGGTGCTGCTCACCATCGTGCTGCTTTCACTGGCGTTTTTTGAGCCGGCCTACTGCGTCTGGTTCTGCCCCTTCAAAGCTGTCACTGAGTACATCGCCGCCCGCAATCTTCTCGGCCTCATCCAGAACATCATCTTCATCCTGCTCTTCGCTGGACTCGTCATCGTTCTTCCCTGGCTCACCAAGAAGCGCACGCAGTGCGCCTTCTGGTGCCCGTTCGGGGCATTTCAATCGCTGTTCAACAAGATCAGCTTCTTCACGGTGAAGATCGACCGCACCCGCTGCCGGCCGTGCTTGCTCTGCAAGAATGCCTGCCCCAATTTGTCCATCACTGACGAAGCCATCGACCGCGGCGAAGCTCTGATGAGTTGCATGAAGTGCGGAGCGTGCGTGGATGCCTGCCCGCGGCATGCCGTCAGCTTCCACATCAAAGGAACCGGCTCTGACGCCAATCCCGAACGCGCCCGCCTGATGTTTCTCTACTCGGCCTGGGCCCTCGCCACCATGTTTGGCGGAACCATCATCGCCGCCGGACTCTACACCATCCTTCACTTGGTCCTGCGAGGTTGA